A window from Mycobacterium saskatchewanense encodes these proteins:
- a CDS encoding DUF72 domain-containing protein: MTVRIGTSGWSYNHWVDVLYPKGLPSARRLARYVEVFDTVELNASFYRWPKDSTFAGWRAQLPPGFTMSVKAHRGLTHYRRLASPEPWIERFERCWQLLGDRHGVLLVQLHPEQQRDDGRLDAFLRAVPAAIRVAVELRHPSWNDPEVYELLERRRAAYVVMSGAGLPCIPRATTDLVYVRMHGPDPNAMYEGSYPDEDLRRWAGLVAEWDGDGRDVWMYFNNDLGGHAVRNAMRLRELLG; the protein is encoded by the coding sequence TTGACGGTCCGGATCGGCACGTCCGGGTGGTCCTACAACCACTGGGTGGACGTGCTCTACCCCAAGGGCCTGCCGTCCGCGCGGCGGCTGGCCCGCTACGTCGAGGTGTTCGACACCGTCGAGCTGAACGCCAGTTTCTATCGCTGGCCCAAGGATTCGACGTTCGCCGGGTGGCGCGCCCAGCTGCCGCCCGGCTTCACGATGTCGGTCAAGGCCCATCGGGGGCTCACCCACTATCGCCGCCTGGCCTCGCCGGAGCCGTGGATCGAGCGGTTCGAACGGTGTTGGCAGCTGCTGGGTGACCGGCACGGGGTGCTGCTGGTGCAACTGCATCCCGAGCAGCAGCGCGATGACGGCCGCCTGGACGCGTTCCTGCGCGCCGTGCCCGCGGCCATCCGGGTCGCCGTGGAACTGCGGCACCCGTCGTGGAACGACCCCGAAGTGTACGAGCTGCTCGAGCGTCGGCGCGCCGCCTACGTGGTGATGAGCGGCGCGGGGCTGCCGTGCATCCCGCGGGCCACCACCGACCTGGTGTACGTGCGGATGCACGGTCCCGACCCGAACGCCATGTACGAGGGTTCCTATCCGGACGAGGACCTGCGCCGGTGGGCCGGCCTGGTCGCCGAGTGGGACGGCGACGGCAGGGACGTTTGGATGTACTTCAACAACGACCTCGGCGGCCATGCCGTGCGCAACGCGATGCGATTGCGTGAGCTGCTGGGCTGA
- a CDS encoding DUF1810 domain-containing protein gives MEKADDPFDLRRFTQAQAPVYDRVVEELRAGRKRSHWMWFVFPQLRGLGSSPTAERYGISSLDEAGAYLRHPVLGPRLHECARLVNEVQGRSIGQIFGAPDDLKLCSSMTLFARATADNADFVALLGKYYGGRQDQLTLKLLTGA, from the coding sequence ATGGAAAAGGCGGACGATCCCTTCGATTTGCGGCGCTTCACACAAGCGCAGGCCCCGGTCTACGACCGGGTGGTGGAAGAGTTGCGGGCGGGGCGCAAACGCAGTCACTGGATGTGGTTCGTCTTCCCGCAGCTGCGCGGCCTGGGCAGCAGCCCGACGGCCGAGCGGTACGGCATCTCCTCGCTGGACGAGGCCGGCGCCTACCTACGGCACCCCGTGCTCGGGCCGCGCCTGCACGAGTGCGCGCGCCTGGTCAACGAGGTCCAAGGCCGCTCGATCGGTCAGATCTTCGGGGCGCCGGACGACCTCAAGCTGTGCTCGTCGATGACGTTGTTCGCACGGGCCACGGCCGACAACGCCGACTTCGTCGCGCTGCTCGGCAAGTACTACGGCGGCCGGCAGGATCAGCTGACGCTGAAGCTCCTGACCGGCGCCTAG
- a CDS encoding alpha-amylase family glycosyl hydrolase, with amino-acid sequence MTDRVPGPGWITHAIWWQVYPLGFVGAYPAAEPPRPDEHRLRRLADWFDHAIELGASGIALGPVFASRTHGYDTTDHYRIDPRLGDDADFDHVVAEAHRRGLRILLDGVFNHVGPDFSRYRDAANDGAAARWFRGRPGRFHTFEGHEGLITLNHDNPEVADYVVDVMAHWLERGADGWRLDAAYAVPQAFWASTLPRVRDRHPDAWFVGELIHGDYAAVVRAATFDSATQYELWKAIWSSLNDGNFFELDWALQRHNDFLGSFAPLTFIGNHDVTRIASQLTRPEHVAHALVILLTVGGVPSVYAGDELGFRGVKEERYGGDDAVRPEFGSPPMQLDAFGVEMWELHRYLIGLRRRHPWLHRASTTAVRLENRGYLYETRSGDDALLVALNIADEPQLFKVGSGRAEVVAGSAAPPPEVVDRVTVEPHGWRILRPV; translated from the coding sequence GTGACGGACCGGGTGCCGGGGCCAGGCTGGATCACACACGCGATCTGGTGGCAGGTCTATCCCCTCGGTTTCGTCGGCGCATACCCAGCGGCGGAGCCGCCGCGGCCGGATGAGCACCGGCTGCGGCGGCTCGCCGACTGGTTCGACCACGCCATCGAACTCGGCGCCTCGGGGATAGCGCTGGGTCCGGTATTCGCCTCGCGGACACACGGTTACGACACCACCGACCACTACCGCATCGATCCCCGCCTCGGGGACGACGCCGACTTCGACCATGTCGTCGCCGAGGCGCATCGCCGCGGGTTGCGCATCCTGCTCGACGGCGTGTTCAACCACGTCGGCCCGGACTTTTCCCGTTACCGGGACGCCGCGAACGACGGGGCCGCCGCCCGCTGGTTTCGGGGACGCCCGGGTCGGTTTCACACGTTCGAGGGCCACGAAGGCCTGATCACTCTCAATCACGACAACCCCGAGGTCGCCGACTACGTCGTCGACGTGATGGCGCATTGGCTGGAGCGCGGCGCCGACGGCTGGCGCCTGGACGCGGCTTACGCCGTGCCGCAGGCCTTCTGGGCGTCGACCTTGCCGCGGGTGCGCGACCGGCACCCGGACGCCTGGTTCGTCGGCGAGCTGATCCACGGTGACTACGCCGCGGTGGTCCGGGCGGCCACATTCGACTCGGCCACCCAGTACGAGCTGTGGAAGGCGATCTGGAGCAGCCTGAACGACGGCAACTTCTTCGAGCTCGACTGGGCGCTGCAGCGGCACAACGACTTCCTCGGCAGCTTCGCTCCCCTGACCTTCATCGGCAACCACGACGTCACCCGCATCGCCAGCCAGCTCACGCGCCCCGAGCACGTCGCGCACGCGCTGGTGATCCTGCTGACCGTCGGCGGGGTGCCCAGCGTGTACGCCGGCGACGAGCTGGGGTTTCGCGGGGTGAAAGAGGAGCGGTACGGCGGGGACGACGCCGTGCGCCCCGAGTTCGGTTCGCCGCCAATGCAACTGGACGCCTTCGGCGTCGAGATGTGGGAGCTGCACCGCTATCTGATCGGGCTGCGACGCCGCCACCCGTGGCTGCACAGGGCGTCCACCACCGCCGTGCGACTGGAAAACCGCGGTTACCTCTACGAGACCCGCAGCGGCGACGACGCCCTGCTGGTCGCGCTCAACATCGCCGACGAGCCGCAGCTCTTCAAGGTGGGCTCGGGCCGGGCGGAGGTCGTCGCGGGGTCGGCGGCCCCTCCGCCGGAGGTCGTCGACAGGGTGACCGTCGAGCCGCACGGCTGGCGGATCCTGCGCCCGGTCTAG
- a CDS encoding NAD(P)H-binding protein, with the protein MRILVTDATGAVGRLVARQLIAAGHTVTGIARRPHPGLDPAVELVCAPLGDPVLQSLTDQADAVIHLAPVDDSAPGSADLNGVAHVTDAAARVGARLLFLSQAAGPQDLYRPAEALVSGSWGPTLVVRIAPPVGRQLDWMVCRTVATLLRAKMSKASAQPMRVLHLDDLVRFLVSAVTTERTGVVDLATPDTVNVITAWRLLRSVDPRSRAPHQVLSWPQLAPEMDLTALHEDWTFEFGWQAAEAVADTARGLVGRRIAAAGAAGHGGQAPLPVEVLPRPRPSGELRSAAPEGLEGEFDDRIDPRFPVFSAAGLAGALPGPLTPLTLDVQLSGLRTAGRVMGKVLALGGAVDDEWGSRAVAVFGHRAYVGVSAGIVAAAQLPGWDPDAIARDALVGQPHVGDPLPFGEPQLAGGALGSVAKAVVAVRSLALLRHLKSDTEAFGAAAEAERLDAAQLASLPDAALEVRLRLLRDRIHQGWILTALGLIDAGVTSGLGMIMESRRIITETTELAGLLHADPPLCALAREGNLASIRALSPKTAAAVDAAVARLGHRGPGEAELASATFADDPAMLLTAVSEFAAEPADPGQPPAPRPRRLSPGARGLREPALDATLRFTHEMRRTLRELGSRRVSADAFDAADDVYYLTCDELLTMPVDARLRIKRRRAERERLQAQRPPDVIDGTWTPVDPDAD; encoded by the coding sequence ATCCACCTGGCGCCGGTCGACGACAGCGCGCCGGGCAGCGCCGACCTCAACGGGGTCGCGCACGTGACCGACGCCGCAGCGCGCGTGGGCGCCCGGCTGCTGTTTCTCTCGCAGGCGGCGGGCCCGCAAGACCTGTACCGCCCCGCGGAGGCGCTGGTCTCCGGCAGCTGGGGCCCCACTCTGGTCGTCCGCATCGCGCCGCCGGTCGGCCGCCAGCTCGACTGGATGGTGTGCCGCACGGTGGCCACCCTGCTGCGCGCGAAGATGTCGAAGGCCTCCGCACAGCCGATGCGGGTACTGCATCTCGACGACCTCGTGCGCTTCCTGGTGTCGGCGGTGACCACCGAACGCACCGGCGTCGTGGACCTGGCGACCCCGGACACCGTCAACGTCATCACCGCCTGGCGGTTGCTGCGTTCCGTCGACCCTCGGTCCCGGGCGCCGCATCAGGTGCTCAGCTGGCCGCAGCTGGCTCCCGAGATGGACCTCACCGCCTTGCACGAGGACTGGACGTTCGAGTTCGGCTGGCAGGCGGCCGAGGCCGTCGCCGACACCGCACGCGGGCTCGTCGGTCGCCGCATCGCCGCCGCGGGCGCGGCGGGTCACGGCGGTCAGGCGCCGCTGCCGGTCGAGGTGCTCCCGCGGCCCCGGCCCTCGGGGGAGCTGCGCAGCGCGGCCCCCGAGGGGCTCGAGGGCGAGTTCGACGACCGGATCGATCCGCGGTTCCCCGTCTTCAGCGCCGCCGGCCTTGCCGGGGCCCTGCCGGGGCCGCTGACACCGCTGACGCTCGACGTGCAGCTGAGCGGGCTGCGCACGGCCGGGCGCGTGATGGGTAAGGTGCTCGCCCTCGGCGGCGCGGTGGACGACGAGTGGGGGAGCCGGGCCGTCGCGGTGTTCGGCCACCGCGCCTACGTGGGCGTATCGGCCGGCATCGTCGCCGCGGCGCAGCTGCCGGGCTGGGATCCGGACGCCATCGCCCGCGACGCCCTCGTCGGGCAGCCGCACGTCGGCGACCCCCTGCCGTTCGGCGAGCCGCAATTGGCCGGCGGGGCACTGGGATCGGTCGCCAAGGCGGTGGTCGCGGTGCGGTCCCTGGCCCTCCTGCGCCACCTCAAGTCCGACACCGAGGCGTTCGGCGCCGCCGCCGAGGCCGAACGCCTCGACGCGGCCCAGCTGGCGTCGCTGCCCGACGCCGCCCTCGAGGTGCGGCTCCGGCTGCTGCGGGACCGCATCCACCAGGGCTGGATCCTCACCGCGCTGGGCCTGATCGACGCCGGGGTCACGTCCGGGCTGGGCATGATCATGGAAAGCCGCCGGATCATCACGGAGACCACCGAGCTGGCCGGGCTGTTGCATGCCGACCCGCCCCTGTGCGCGCTGGCCAGAGAGGGCAACCTGGCCAGCATCCGGGCGTTGTCCCCGAAGACCGCCGCCGCCGTCGATGCGGCCGTCGCGCGGTTGGGGCACCGCGGGCCCGGCGAGGCGGAGTTGGCCAGCGCCACGTTCGCCGACGACCCGGCCATGCTCTTGACGGCGGTCTCCGAATTCGCCGCGGAGCCCGCCGATCCCGGCCAGCCGCCGGCGCCCCGGCCGCGGCGGCTATCGCCCGGTGCCCGCGGCTTGCGGGAGCCGGCCCTCGACGCCACCCTCCGGTTCACCCACGAGATGCGAAGGACGTTGCGGGAGCTGGGGTCGCGACGCGTTTCCGCGGACGCCTTCGACGCCGCCGACGACGTGTACTACCTGACCTGCGACGAACTGCTGACCATGCCGGTCGACGCCCGGCTGCGGATCAAGCGCCGGCGCGCCGAGCGGGAACGGCTGCAGGCGCAGCGCCCACCCGACGTGATCGACGGGACGTGGACCCCCGTCGACCCGGACGCCGACTGA
- a CDS encoding carboxymuconolactone decarboxylase family protein codes for MGIENLKGALPEYAKDLKLNLGSIARSTELGEEQLWGTLLASAAATRNTQVLAEIGGEAADILSAEAYNAALGAASIMAMNNVFYRGRGFLDGKYDDVRAGLRMNIIANPGVEKANFELWCFAVSSVNGCPDCVAAHEHTLREAGVSREAINEALKAAAIVAGVAQAMVASQTLAGVG; via the coding sequence ATGGGCATCGAGAACCTCAAGGGCGCGCTTCCGGAGTACGCCAAGGACCTGAAGCTCAACCTCGGCTCGATCGCGCGCAGCACCGAGCTGGGCGAGGAGCAGCTGTGGGGCACGCTGCTGGCCAGCGCCGCTGCGACGCGAAACACCCAGGTGCTCGCGGAGATTGGCGGCGAGGCGGCCGACATCCTGTCCGCCGAGGCGTACAACGCCGCGCTGGGTGCCGCGTCGATCATGGCCATGAACAACGTGTTCTACCGTGGTCGCGGCTTCCTCGACGGTAAATACGACGACGTGCGAGCGGGCTTGCGGATGAACATCATCGCCAACCCCGGCGTCGAGAAGGCGAATTTCGAGTTGTGGTGTTTCGCCGTGTCGTCGGTCAACGGATGCCCGGACTGCGTTGCCGCACACGAGCACACGCTGCGTGAGGCGGGCGTAAGCCGGGAGGCGATCAACGAGGCGCTGAAGGCCGCGGCGATCGTGGCTGGCGTGGCACAGGCGATGGTCGCCTCGCAGACGCTGGCCGGCGTCGGCTGA
- a CDS encoding alpha-hydroxy acid oxidase, translating to MAFGQPAAVRRRVPKVRDFAPLIHFKRPEFDATKRRLDAAYTIDDLRRIAKRRTPKAAFDYTDGAAEEELSIARARQAFLDIEFHPTILRDVTNVTAGWNVLGEPVVLPFGIAPTGFTRLMQTEGEIAGAAAAARAGIPFSLSTLGTTAIEDLVTAVPQGRKWFQMYMWRDRDRSIALVQRAAAAGFDTLLVTVDVPSGGARLRDNRNGMTIPPALTLRTVLDAVPHPKWWFDLLTTEPLSFASLDRWPGTVAEYLSTMFDPSVTFDDLEWIKSHWPGKLVVKGIQTLEDARAVVERGVDGIVLSNHGGRQLDRAPVPFHLLPAVARELGKDTEILLDTGIMAGADIVAAIALGARFTLVGRAYLYGLMAGGEAGVTRAIQILEEGVIRTMRLLGVTCLEELTPKHVTQLRRWGPVSPPE from the coding sequence ATGGCTTTTGGACAACCAGCGGCGGTTAGACGACGAGTGCCCAAGGTGCGCGACTTCGCGCCGTTGATTCACTTCAAGCGACCCGAGTTCGACGCGACCAAGCGCCGCCTCGACGCCGCGTACACCATCGACGACCTGCGCCGCATTGCCAAGCGCCGCACCCCAAAGGCGGCCTTCGATTACACCGACGGCGCCGCCGAGGAGGAGCTGTCGATCGCGCGCGCCCGGCAGGCGTTTCTGGACATCGAATTTCACCCGACGATCCTTCGTGACGTCACCAACGTGACCGCCGGCTGGAACGTCCTGGGCGAACCGGTCGTCCTGCCGTTCGGCATCGCGCCGACGGGATTCACCAGACTGATGCAGACCGAGGGCGAGATCGCCGGCGCAGCCGCGGCGGCCCGGGCCGGGATCCCGTTCTCGCTGTCCACCCTGGGGACCACCGCGATCGAAGACCTGGTGACCGCGGTACCGCAGGGCAGGAAGTGGTTTCAGATGTACATGTGGCGCGACCGCGACCGGTCGATCGCGCTCGTGCAGCGCGCGGCGGCCGCCGGCTTCGACACCCTGCTGGTCACGGTCGACGTCCCGTCCGGCGGGGCGCGGCTGCGCGACAACCGCAACGGCATGACGATCCCGCCCGCCCTCACGCTGCGCACCGTGCTCGACGCCGTGCCGCACCCGAAGTGGTGGTTCGACCTGTTGACCACCGAACCGCTGTCGTTCGCGTCCCTGGACCGCTGGCCGGGCACCGTCGCCGAATACCTGAGCACGATGTTCGACCCCAGTGTCACCTTCGACGACCTCGAATGGATCAAGTCCCACTGGCCCGGCAAGCTCGTCGTCAAGGGGATCCAGACGCTGGAGGATGCCCGCGCCGTCGTCGAGCGCGGCGTCGACGGCATCGTCCTGTCGAACCACGGCGGTCGTCAGCTGGACCGGGCGCCGGTGCCGTTCCACCTGTTGCCGGCGGTCGCTCGTGAACTCGGGAAGGACACCGAGATCTTGCTGGACACCGGCATCATGGCCGGGGCGGACATCGTGGCCGCGATCGCGCTGGGCGCGCGGTTCACGCTCGTCGGGCGGGCATACCTGTACGGGCTGATGGCCGGCGGCGAGGCGGGGGTGACCCGCGCGATCCAGATCCTCGAAGAGGGCGTGATCCGCACGATGCGGCTGCTCGGCGTGACCTGCCTCGAGGAGCTGACGCCCAAGCACGTGACGCAGCTGCGGCGATGGGGGCCCGTTTCGCCGCCGGAATGA
- a CDS encoding TfoX/Sxy family protein, whose product MAYDEDLANGIRELLGAERGVDEKRMFGGLAFLINGNMSVAVSGQGGLLVRVPPDDTDALLRRDHVDPMVMAGRETRGWVRVAVGGLRTRRQLQGWVTRGVGYARSLPPK is encoded by the coding sequence ATGGCCTACGACGAAGATCTGGCCAACGGGATACGTGAACTCCTCGGCGCCGAGCGCGGCGTCGACGAGAAGCGCATGTTCGGCGGCCTGGCCTTCCTGATCAACGGCAACATGTCCGTGGCCGTGAGCGGCCAGGGCGGCCTGCTGGTGCGGGTGCCGCCGGACGACACCGACGCGCTGCTGCGACGTGACCATGTCGACCCCATGGTGATGGCCGGGCGGGAGACCCGCGGGTGGGTACGCGTCGCGGTCGGCGGGCTGCGGACCCGGCGCCAGCTGCAGGGTTGGGTGACCCGCGGCGTCGGCTACGCGCGCAGCCTGCCGCCGAAGTAA
- a CDS encoding peroxiredoxin, with protein sequence MALLTIGDQFPAYNLTALIAGDLSKVDAQQPGDYFTTITSDDHPGKWRVIFFWPKDFTFVCPTEIAAFGNLNDEFADRDAQVLGASIDSEFVHFQWRAQHEDLKKLPFPMLSDIKRELCLATGVLNDDGVADRATFLVDPNNEIQFVSVTAGSVGRNVDEVLRVLDALQSDELCACNWRKGDPTIDATELLKQSA encoded by the coding sequence ATGGCTTTGCTCACCATCGGTGACCAATTCCCGGCCTACAACCTGACCGCGCTGATCGCCGGCGACCTGTCGAAGGTCGACGCCCAGCAGCCCGGTGACTACTTCACCACCATCACCAGCGACGACCACCCCGGCAAGTGGCGTGTGATCTTCTTCTGGCCGAAGGACTTCACCTTCGTGTGCCCCACCGAGATCGCGGCGTTCGGCAATCTCAACGACGAATTCGCCGACCGCGACGCGCAGGTCCTCGGGGCTTCGATCGACAGCGAGTTCGTGCACTTCCAGTGGCGCGCGCAGCACGAGGACCTCAAGAAGCTGCCGTTCCCGATGCTTTCGGACATCAAGCGCGAACTGTGCCTCGCCACCGGCGTGCTGAACGACGACGGCGTGGCCGACCGCGCCACCTTCCTGGTCGACCCCAACAACGAGATCCAGTTCGTCTCGGTGACCGCCGGGTCGGTGGGCCGCAACGTCGACGAGGTGCTGCGGGTCCTCGACGCGCTGCAGTCCGACGAGCTGTGCGCCTGCAACTGGCGCAAGGGTGACCCGACCATCGACGCCACCGAGCTGCTCAAGCAGTCGGCTTAG
- the lon gene encoding endopeptidase La: MAEAKSVPVLFVTDTIVLPGMVVPIALDDAARAAIDAAKASESGQLLIAPRLDDRYPTHGVIAKILQVGRMPGGGTAAVVRGERRAQIGAGASGPGAALWVEVTEVADTVPTDEVKALAAEYRKLLLAMLQRREAWEIVDYVNGLTDPSALADTSGYASYLSSAQKRQLLETTDVAERLRALIDWTSDHLAEVEVNDKIAEDVREGMEKTQKEFLLRQQLAAIRKELGEGEPDGSEDYRARVEAADLPDKVREAALREVGKLERSSDQSPESGWIRTWLDTVLDLPWNVRTEDSTDLKAAREVLDADHHGLDDVKDRIVEYLAVRTRRAQRGLQVVGGRGSGAVMVLAGPPGVGKTSLGESVARALGRKFVRVALGGVRDEAEIRGHRRTYVGALPGRIVRAVGEAGTMNPVVLLDEIDKVGSDYRGDPSAALLEVLDPAQNHTFRDHYLDLDLDLSDVVFLATANVIENIPSALLDRMELVQIDGYTEDDKVAIARDYLLPRQRERAALTDDEVVVTDAALRKIAADYTREPGVRQFERLLAKALRKVTTKLADGAGPITVDEPDLVGYLGRPRFTPESAERTAVPGVATGLAVTGLGGDVLYIEAGATDGEPGLQLTGQLGDVMKESAQIALSYVRSHAAELGVDPKALDRRIHVHVPAGAVPKDGPSAGVTMVTALVSMATGRQVRSDVGMTGEVTLNGRVLPIGGVKQKLLAAQRAGLSTVFIPARNEPDLDDVPAEVLDALTVKPMTDVAEIVAQALEPVTDAASVAA, encoded by the coding sequence ATGGCTGAAGCCAAATCGGTGCCGGTGCTGTTTGTTACCGACACCATCGTGCTGCCCGGGATGGTGGTCCCGATCGCGCTCGACGACGCAGCGCGGGCGGCGATCGACGCCGCAAAGGCCAGCGAATCGGGGCAGCTGCTCATCGCGCCCCGCCTGGACGACCGCTACCCCACGCACGGCGTGATCGCGAAGATCCTGCAGGTCGGGCGTATGCCGGGCGGCGGCACCGCTGCCGTCGTGCGCGGCGAGCGCCGGGCGCAGATCGGCGCGGGAGCGTCGGGTCCCGGTGCGGCGCTGTGGGTGGAGGTGACCGAGGTCGCCGACACGGTGCCGACCGACGAGGTCAAGGCGCTGGCCGCGGAGTACCGCAAGCTGCTGCTGGCCATGCTGCAGCGGCGCGAGGCCTGGGAGATCGTCGACTACGTCAACGGCCTGACCGACCCGTCGGCGCTGGCGGACACTTCCGGCTACGCGTCCTACCTCAGCAGCGCGCAGAAGCGGCAGCTGCTGGAAACCACCGACGTCGCCGAGCGGCTGCGGGCGCTGATCGACTGGACCAGCGATCACTTGGCCGAGGTCGAGGTCAACGACAAGATCGCCGAGGACGTCCGCGAGGGCATGGAGAAGACGCAGAAGGAATTCCTGCTGCGCCAGCAGCTGGCCGCGATCCGCAAGGAGCTCGGTGAGGGCGAACCGGACGGTTCCGAGGACTATCGGGCCCGCGTCGAGGCGGCCGACCTGCCCGACAAGGTGCGGGAGGCGGCGCTGCGCGAGGTCGGGAAGCTGGAACGCTCCAGTGACCAGAGCCCCGAGAGCGGCTGGATCCGCACGTGGCTGGACACCGTGCTCGACCTGCCGTGGAACGTGCGGACCGAGGACTCGACCGACCTGAAGGCCGCGCGCGAGGTCCTCGACGCCGACCACCACGGGCTGGACGACGTCAAGGACCGGATCGTCGAATACCTGGCCGTGCGCACCCGACGCGCGCAGCGCGGGCTGCAGGTCGTCGGCGGTCGCGGCTCAGGTGCGGTGATGGTCCTGGCCGGTCCCCCCGGGGTCGGCAAGACGTCGCTGGGTGAGAGCGTGGCCCGGGCGCTGGGCCGCAAGTTCGTGCGCGTGGCCCTGGGCGGCGTGCGCGACGAGGCAGAAATCCGCGGGCATCGGCGCACCTACGTGGGCGCGCTGCCGGGCCGGATCGTGCGCGCGGTCGGCGAGGCGGGAACGATGAACCCCGTCGTGCTGCTCGACGAGATCGACAAGGTCGGTTCGGACTACCGCGGCGACCCGTCGGCCGCCCTGCTCGAGGTTCTGGACCCCGCGCAGAACCACACGTTCCGCGACCACTACCTGGATCTGGACCTCGACCTGTCCGACGTCGTGTTCCTGGCCACCGCGAACGTCATCGAGAACATCCCGTCGGCGCTGCTGGACCGCATGGAGCTCGTGCAGATCGACGGCTACACCGAGGACGACAAGGTCGCCATCGCCCGGGACTACCTGCTGCCGCGGCAGCGGGAGCGGGCGGCGCTGACCGACGACGAGGTCGTCGTCACCGACGCCGCCCTGCGCAAGATCGCCGCGGACTACACCCGCGAGCCAGGAGTGCGGCAGTTCGAGCGGCTGCTGGCCAAGGCGCTGCGCAAGGTGACCACCAAGTTGGCGGACGGTGCCGGACCGATCACGGTCGACGAGCCCGACCTGGTCGGCTACCTGGGCCGCCCGCGGTTCACCCCCGAATCGGCCGAACGCACGGCCGTGCCGGGCGTGGCCACCGGCCTGGCCGTCACGGGCCTGGGCGGCGACGTCCTCTACATCGAGGCTGGGGCGACCGACGGCGAGCCGGGGCTGCAACTGACCGGGCAGCTGGGCGACGTCATGAAGGAGTCGGCGCAGATCGCGCTGTCCTACGTGCGCTCGCACGCCGCGGAGCTCGGTGTCGACCCGAAGGCGCTGGACCGGCGGATCCACGTGCACGTGCCGGCGGGCGCGGTGCCCAAGGACGGCCCGTCGGCCGGTGTCACGATGGTCACCGCGCTGGTGTCGATGGCCACCGGACGTCAGGTCCGCTCGGACGTCGGCATGACCGGCGAGGTCACGCTGAACGGCCGGGTGCTGCCGATCGGGGGCGTCAAGCAGAAGCTGCTGGCCGCGCAGCGCGCGGGCCTGTCGACCGTGTTCATCCCGGCGCGCAACGAGCCCGACCTCGATGACGTGCCCGCCGAAGTGCTCGACGCGCTGACGGTCAAGCCGATGACCGACGTCGCCGAAATCGTCGCGCAGGCGCTGGAGCCGGTGACCGACGCCGCCTCGGTGGCTGCTTGA
- a CDS encoding endonuclease, with product MGKRDETVKRLLDAAGTTYAAEARIKIADKPMPLFQLLVLCMLASKPIDAAIAMAAARELFAAGLRTPKAVLDADRRTMIDAFGRAHYVRYDESSATRLVDMAALVRDDYSGDLRELAERSGHDVAAAKRMLKKFKGIGDTGADIFLREVQDVWPWVRPHFDDRAAGAAKQLGLPVKPAQLGALAPHDNARLAAALVRVSLDDEVRRRVTG from the coding sequence GTGGGCAAGCGCGACGAGACGGTGAAACGGCTGCTGGACGCGGCCGGTACCACCTACGCGGCGGAGGCGCGCATCAAGATCGCCGACAAGCCGATGCCACTGTTCCAGCTGCTCGTGCTGTGCATGCTGGCCAGCAAGCCGATCGATGCCGCGATCGCCATGGCTGCCGCGCGCGAACTGTTCGCCGCGGGCCTGCGCACGCCGAAGGCCGTGCTGGATGCGGACCGCCGGACCATGATCGACGCGTTCGGGCGCGCCCACTATGTGCGCTACGACGAGAGCTCGGCGACCCGCCTCGTCGACATGGCCGCGCTGGTCCGCGACGACTACTCGGGTGATCTGCGCGAGCTCGCCGAGCGCAGCGGGCACGACGTCGCGGCGGCGAAACGCATGCTCAAGAAATTCAAGGGCATCGGCGACACCGGCGCCGACATCTTTCTGCGCGAGGTGCAGGACGTGTGGCCCTGGGTGCGGCCCCACTTCGACGACCGGGCCGCCGGTGCCGCGAAACAACTGGGCCTGCCCGTCAAGCCGGCACAGTTGGGAGCGCTTGCGCCGCACGACAATGCGCGCCTGGCCGCGGCGCTCGTGCGGGTGTCGCTGGACGACGAGGTGCGCCGGCGGGTGACCGGTTGA